ATTGCTATCGGCCACTTCTTCACGCACGTTTTCAGAAATGGCGTGTACCGCAAATTTAGTACCACAGTAGGCTGCGTGATTACCAAAGGTCTTGCGACCAGCTACTGAACTGATATTAACGATAGTTCCAGTGTTACGCGCTTTCATGTCACTTAGTACCGCTTGCATGCCGTTCAGTAAGCCAAATACATTAACATCTAGCATGGTTTTCCACTCACTAGCGTCTTGCACGTCCACTTGACCAAGCAGCATCACGCCCGCATTGTTAACCATTAAATCAACAGGGCCAAATTGGGCAACAGCCTGTTCTACCGCGGCGTTAAATGCTGATTTATCAGTCACATCAACCTTGGCACAAATAGTATTTGGCAAGCCAAATGCCTCTAGTTTTTCTACGCGACGTGCAATAAGTAGCAGCGGATGGCCTTGCTCAC
This DNA window, taken from Psychrobium sp. MM17-31, encodes the following:
- a CDS encoding SDR family oxidoreductase, producing the protein MKKLVVITGASSGIGEALAKQMSEQGHPLLLIARRVEKLEAFGLPNTICAKVDVTDKSAFNAAVEQAVAQFGPVDLMVNNAGVMLLGQVDVQDASEWKTMLDVNVFGLLNGMQAVLSDMKARNTGTIVNISSVAGRKTFGNHAAYCGTKFAVHAISENVREEVADSNVRVITIAPGAVETELLSHTTSQEIIDGYQAWKDSMDGVLAPVDVANAISYAYGQPQNVCLREIVLTATKQQP